The following are encoded in a window of Cupriavidus oxalaticus genomic DNA:
- a CDS encoding UDP-2,3-diacylglucosamine diphosphatase: MTAIPRTPVAGPFAVQAPAWFISDLHLTPGMPRTLAAFERTLERAAHGARTLFILGDFFEFWIGDEETDSPFAQRVAGALRALAARGVAVYLMHGNRDFLLGERFAAAAGAKLLPDPTVIDCAGQRVVLSHGDMLCIDDERYNRFRRWTRKGWVQRLFLALPLRTRLSIARKLRADSEGNRARQAAEGNGVPVVYGDVAPAAAAELFGMAGARLMVHGHTHRPARHEHAAGVRWVLTDWDLDGRHPRAAVLQLDGGGFSLLPQTD, from the coding sequence ATGACCGCAATCCCCCGCACGCCGGTGGCCGGTCCCTTCGCGGTACAGGCGCCGGCGTGGTTCATTTCAGACCTCCATCTCACGCCCGGCATGCCACGCACGCTGGCGGCGTTCGAGCGCACGCTCGAGCGCGCCGCGCACGGCGCGCGCACGCTGTTTATCCTGGGCGATTTCTTTGAATTCTGGATCGGCGACGAGGAAACCGACTCGCCGTTCGCACAACGCGTGGCCGGCGCCCTGCGCGCGCTGGCCGCACGCGGCGTTGCCGTCTACCTGATGCACGGCAACCGCGACTTCCTGCTTGGCGAGCGCTTTGCCGCCGCCGCGGGCGCGAAGCTGCTGCCCGACCCCACGGTGATCGATTGCGCCGGCCAGCGCGTGGTGCTCAGCCACGGCGACATGCTGTGCATCGACGACGAGCGCTACAACCGTTTCCGCCGCTGGACCCGCAAGGGTTGGGTGCAGCGGCTGTTCCTGGCACTGCCGCTGCGTACGCGGCTATCGATCGCACGCAAGCTGCGCGCGGACAGCGAAGGCAACCGCGCGCGGCAGGCCGCCGAGGGCAACGGCGTACCGGTGGTCTATGGCGACGTGGCGCCCGCTGCCGCGGCCGAACTCTTCGGCATGGCCGGCGCCCGGCTGATGGTGCATGGCCACACCCATCGCCCGGCGCGCCACGAACACGCTGCGGGCGTGCGCTGGGTGCTGACCGACTGGGACCTGGACGGCCGCCATCCGCGCGCCGCCGTGCTGCAGCTCGACGGCGGCGGTTTCAGCCTGCTGCCGCAGACCGACTGA
- a CDS encoding peptidylprolyl isomerase — protein sequence MTKVQLQTNQGVITIELDAEKAPKSVENFLSYVRKGHYDNTIFHRVIKNFMIQGGGFEPGMKQKGTDAPIENEAGNGLKNDRYTVAMARTNAPHSATAQFFINVVDNDFLNFTSPTPQGFGYAVFGKVVEGTDVVDQIKGVRTGSSGFHQDVPLEDVVIEKATVVE from the coding sequence ATGACCAAGGTCCAGCTCCAAACCAACCAGGGTGTCATCACCATCGAACTCGACGCCGAGAAGGCACCGAAATCGGTCGAGAACTTCCTGTCGTACGTCCGCAAGGGCCACTATGACAACACCATCTTCCACCGCGTGATCAAGAACTTCATGATCCAGGGTGGCGGCTTCGAGCCCGGCATGAAGCAAAAGGGCACCGACGCGCCGATCGAGAACGAAGCCGGCAACGGCCTGAAGAACGACCGCTACACCGTGGCCATGGCACGCACCAATGCGCCCCACTCGGCCACCGCACAGTTCTTCATCAACGTGGTCGACAACGACTTCCTGAACTTCACCTCGCCGACGCCGCAGGGCTTCGGCTACGCCGTGTTCGGCAAGGTCGTGGAGGGCACCGACGTGGTCGACCAGATCAAGGGCGTGCGCACTGGCAGCTCGGGCTTCCACCAGGACGTGCCGCTGGAAGACGTGGTGATCGAGAAGGCCACCGTCGTCGAGTAA
- a CDS encoding peptidylprolyl isomerase, translated as MIRSRRIALAALTAGALALSSFSALAQQKAAERVQFVTSAGNFTVELYPDVAPKTVANFLEYVKSGFYSGTIFHRVINGFMVQGGGFDRDMKEKPTRAPIPLEARGGLKNKAGTLAMARTSNPDSATAQFFVNVVDNPNLDYPQPDGNGYAVFGKVVEGMDTIDKIKGVPTTAYGPMRNVPASPIVIESATVVK; from the coding sequence ATGATCCGTTCCCGTCGCATCGCCCTGGCCGCACTGACCGCAGGCGCACTCGCGTTGTCGTCGTTCAGCGCGCTGGCGCAGCAGAAGGCCGCCGAGCGCGTCCAGTTCGTCACCAGCGCCGGCAATTTCACGGTCGAGCTGTACCCGGACGTGGCGCCCAAGACCGTGGCCAACTTCCTGGAATACGTGAAGAGCGGCTTCTATAGCGGCACCATCTTCCACCGCGTGATCAACGGCTTCATGGTGCAGGGCGGCGGCTTCGACCGCGACATGAAGGAAAAGCCCACGCGCGCGCCGATCCCGCTGGAAGCCCGCGGCGGCCTGAAGAACAAGGCCGGCACGCTCGCCATGGCGCGCACCAGCAACCCCGATTCGGCCACCGCGCAGTTCTTCGTCAATGTGGTGGATAATCCGAATCTCGACTACCCGCAGCCGGACGGCAACGGCTACGCAGTCTTCGGCAAGGTGGTGGAAGGCATGGACACGATCGACAAGATCAAGGGCGTGCCGACCACGGCCTACGGCCCCATGCGCAATGTGCCGGCCTCGCCGATCGTGATCGAGTCGGCCACTGTCGTCAAATAA
- a CDS encoding tetratricopeptide repeat protein, with translation MSLLLPSSSPAASADASIAAPARPLRPLHLRQALAAAAVLALAAALAGPAQAQHGPLSLPAPTSPVDGIRSTDPGMSEAQQAANARRYDEAIKGFDRVIAANPRNAQARFQRAWALAQSGREDAAIQAFTEMAADFPELPEPHNNLALLYAKRGDLKRAEAELLLATEVKPAFAIAYTNLGDVYRRLAEQAYAEALRRNPADTRASTGLRQLRPDAATGTPAATGTTGTTAAPAGTRKPAPAQRPAPASAPAAN, from the coding sequence ATGAGCCTGCTGCTGCCCTCCTCGTCCCCAGCCGCGTCCGCCGACGCGTCGATCGCCGCGCCTGCACGCCCGCTCCGCCCGCTCCACTTGCGTCAGGCACTGGCCGCCGCGGCCGTCCTGGCGCTTGCCGCCGCGCTGGCCGGCCCCGCGCAGGCCCAGCACGGACCGCTGTCGCTGCCCGCGCCCACCTCGCCGGTGGACGGCATCCGCTCGACCGACCCCGGCATGAGCGAGGCCCAGCAGGCCGCCAATGCGCGCCGCTATGACGAAGCCATCAAGGGTTTCGACCGCGTGATCGCGGCCAATCCGCGCAACGCGCAGGCCCGCTTCCAGCGCGCCTGGGCGCTGGCGCAGTCCGGGCGCGAGGACGCCGCCATCCAGGCCTTCACGGAAATGGCGGCGGACTTCCCCGAATTGCCCGAGCCCCATAACAACCTGGCGCTGCTCTACGCCAAGCGCGGCGACCTGAAGCGCGCCGAGGCCGAACTGCTGCTGGCCACCGAGGTCAAGCCGGCCTTTGCCATCGCCTACACCAACCTGGGCGACGTCTACCGCCGCCTGGCCGAGCAGGCCTATGCCGAGGCACTGCGCCGCAATCCGGCCGACACCCGCGCCAGCACCGGGTTGCGCCAGCTGCGCCCGGACGCGGCCACCGGCACGCCGGCGGCGACAGGCACGACCGGGACAACTGCCGCGCCGGCCGGCACCCGCAAGCCGGCTCCGGCACAGCGCCCGGCCCCGGCCAGCGCCCCGGCAGCCAACTGA
- the cysS gene encoding cysteine--tRNA ligase, giving the protein MQPLNIYNTLAREKQPFVPIEPGKVRMYVCGMTVYDYCHVGHARVMVVFDMVHRWLRAAGYEVTYVQNITDIDDKIIRRAAENGETIGALTTRFIQYMHEDAAALGVIRPDHEPRATDYVPQMLDMIGKLEAKGLAYQASDGDVNYSVRKFDGYGKLSGKSLEDLRAGERVSANDAKQDPLDFVLWKSAKASEPPETKWQSKWGSGRPGWHIECSAMSCALLGEHFDIHGGGADLQFPHHENEIAQSEGASGKPFVNMWMHNGFVRINDEKMSKSLGNFFTIREVLKAYDAEVVRFFILRAHYRSPLNYSDAHLDDARHALTRLYTALKDTQPGGCAVDWDEPHARRFAEAMGDDFNTPIAMSVLFDLASEINRTGSTAAARQLKALAGTLGLLERDPHTFLQGGKSEDGPSAEEIEASIAARKAAKAERNFAEADRIRAELLAAGIVLEDKPGGATEWRRA; this is encoded by the coding sequence ATGCAGCCTCTGAACATCTACAACACGCTCGCGCGTGAGAAGCAGCCATTCGTGCCCATCGAACCCGGCAAGGTCCGCATGTATGTCTGCGGCATGACGGTGTACGACTACTGCCACGTCGGCCACGCGCGCGTGATGGTGGTGTTCGACATGGTGCATCGCTGGCTGCGTGCCGCCGGCTACGAGGTGACATATGTGCAGAACATCACGGATATCGACGACAAGATCATCCGCCGCGCCGCCGAGAACGGCGAGACCATCGGCGCGCTGACCACGCGCTTCATCCAGTACATGCATGAGGATGCCGCCGCACTGGGCGTGATCCGTCCCGACCACGAGCCGCGCGCGACCGACTACGTGCCGCAGATGCTCGACATGATCGGCAAGCTGGAGGCGAAGGGGCTGGCCTACCAGGCCAGCGATGGCGACGTGAACTACTCGGTGCGCAAGTTCGACGGCTATGGCAAGTTGTCCGGCAAGTCGCTGGAAGACCTGCGCGCGGGCGAGCGCGTCAGTGCCAACGATGCCAAGCAGGACCCGCTCGACTTCGTGCTGTGGAAGTCCGCCAAGGCCAGCGAGCCGCCCGAGACCAAGTGGCAGTCGAAGTGGGGCAGCGGCCGCCCGGGCTGGCACATTGAATGCTCTGCCATGAGCTGCGCGCTGCTGGGCGAGCATTTCGACATCCATGGCGGCGGGGCGGATTTGCAGTTCCCGCACCATGAGAACGAGATCGCGCAATCGGAAGGCGCCAGCGGCAAGCCGTTCGTCAACATGTGGATGCACAACGGTTTCGTGCGCATCAACGACGAAAAAATGTCCAAGTCGCTCGGCAATTTCTTCACGATCCGCGAAGTGCTGAAGGCGTACGACGCCGAAGTCGTGCGCTTCTTCATCCTGCGCGCGCACTACCGCAGCCCGCTGAACTACAGCGACGCGCACCTGGACGACGCGCGCCATGCGCTGACGCGCCTGTACACCGCGCTGAAGGACACGCAGCCCGGCGGCTGCGCGGTCGACTGGGACGAGCCGCACGCCAGGCGCTTCGCTGAAGCCATGGGCGATGACTTCAACACGCCGATCGCGATGTCGGTGCTGTTCGACCTGGCCAGCGAGATCAACCGCACCGGCTCGACCGCCGCCGCGCGCCAACTCAAGGCGCTGGCCGGCACGCTGGGGCTGCTCGAGCGGGATCCGCATACCTTCCTGCAGGGCGGCAAGTCCGAGGATGGTCCCAGTGCGGAGGAAATCGAAGCCAGCATCGCTGCGCGCAAGGCGGCCAAGGCCGAGCGCAACTTCGCCGAAGCCGACCGCATCCGCGCCGAACTGCTTGCCGCCGGCATCGTGCTGGAAGACAAGCCGGGCGGTGCGACCGAGTGGAGGCGTGCTTGA
- a CDS encoding DNA-3-methyladenine glycosylase family protein — MNAAARKPANAAVPAAAGRSKASGPRPGKAGASEAPLPEGAAAGKAAAKATRNAKAVLPEADAVPLPVETVIDAVRPAYWDEACADLMKRDRILRKMIPTYGPAHLVSRGDPFVTLARAVVGQQISVKAAQSVWERLHAACPKLTPAQFLRAGTEKLAGCGLSKRKAEYMIDLADHFKAGRVHVAEWAQMDDEAVIAELTQIRGIGRWTAEMFLMFNLMRPNVLPLDDIGLINAISANYFSGEPVTRSEAREVAANWEPWRTVATWYMWRSLDPLPVTY, encoded by the coding sequence TTGAACGCTGCCGCGCGCAAGCCTGCCAACGCCGCCGTGCCGGCAGCAGCCGGCCGGTCGAAGGCGTCCGGCCCGCGTCCGGGCAAGGCGGGCGCCAGCGAGGCGCCGCTACCGGAAGGCGCGGCTGCGGGCAAGGCGGCGGCCAAGGCCACGCGCAACGCCAAGGCGGTATTGCCCGAGGCCGACGCGGTACCGCTGCCGGTCGAGACCGTCATCGACGCGGTCCGTCCCGCTTACTGGGACGAGGCCTGCGCCGACCTGATGAAGCGCGACCGCATCCTGCGCAAGATGATCCCGACCTACGGCCCGGCGCACCTGGTGTCGCGCGGCGATCCGTTCGTCACGCTGGCGCGCGCCGTGGTGGGCCAGCAGATCTCGGTCAAGGCGGCACAGTCGGTGTGGGAGCGCCTGCACGCGGCCTGTCCCAAGCTGACGCCGGCGCAGTTCCTGCGCGCGGGCACCGAGAAGCTGGCCGGCTGCGGATTGTCCAAGCGCAAGGCCGAGTACATGATCGACCTGGCCGATCACTTCAAGGCGGGCAGGGTGCACGTGGCCGAATGGGCGCAGATGGACGACGAAGCGGTGATCGCGGAGCTGACGCAGATCCGCGGCATCGGCCGCTGGACCGCCGAGATGTTCCTGATGTTCAACCTGATGCGGCCCAACGTGCTGCCGCTCGACGACATCGGCCTGATCAATGCGATTTCCGCCAACTATTTCAGTGGCGAGCCGGTCACGCGCAGCGAGGCGCGCGAGGTGGCGGCCAACTGGGAGCCGTGGCGGACGGTGGCAACCTGGTATATGTGGCGTAGTCTGGACCCGTTGCCTGTGACGTACTAG
- the cysE gene encoding serine O-acetyltransferase gives MFSRLKEDIDTIMLRDPAARSRLEVLTCYPGLHAVVFHRFAHACWNGGFHWLGRWISHWSRFLTGIEIHPAVKLGRRVFIDHGMGVVIGETAEIGDDCTIYQGVTLGGTSLYKGQKRHPTLGANVVVSAGAKVLGGFLVGDGARVGSNAVVLKPVPPGATAVGVPARIILPDAPAAQQGARQEFSAYGITPNADDPVSLALKSLIDNAARQHERIEAVLAALDRLGEHLENTPNDRFDASELRKLMK, from the coding sequence ATGTTCTCTCGCCTTAAGGAAGATATCGACACGATCATGCTGCGCGATCCCGCCGCGCGCAGCCGCCTGGAAGTCCTGACCTGCTATCCCGGCCTGCATGCCGTGGTGTTCCACCGCTTTGCGCACGCGTGCTGGAACGGCGGCTTCCATTGGCTGGGGCGCTGGATCTCGCACTGGTCGCGCTTCCTGACCGGCATCGAGATCCATCCGGCGGTGAAGCTGGGGCGCAGGGTGTTTATCGACCACGGCATGGGCGTGGTGATCGGCGAGACCGCCGAGATCGGCGACGACTGCACCATCTACCAGGGCGTGACGCTGGGCGGCACCTCGCTGTACAAGGGCCAGAAGCGGCATCCGACGCTGGGCGCGAACGTGGTGGTGAGCGCGGGCGCCAAGGTGCTGGGCGGTTTCCTGGTGGGCGACGGCGCGCGCGTGGGCTCGAACGCCGTGGTGCTCAAGCCGGTGCCGCCCGGCGCGACCGCGGTGGGCGTGCCGGCGCGCATCATCCTGCCCGATGCGCCGGCGGCGCAGCAGGGCGCCAGGCAGGAGTTCTCGGCCTACGGCATCACGCCCAATGCGGACGACCCGGTGTCGCTGGCGCTCAAGAGCCTGATCGACAATGCCGCGCGCCAGCATGAGCGCATCGAGGCCGTGCTGGCCGCGCTGGACCGGCTGGGCGAGCATCTGGAGAACACGCCGAACGACCGCTTCGATGCGAGCGAGTTGCGCAAGCTGATGAAGTAG
- a CDS encoding RNA methyltransferase — MNPANDTSRPAGGPDAPHPAGAGPDAFGRVRFVLVETSHPGNVGSVARAIKTMGFGSLVLVSPREPDVLRHADAIAMASGADDVLAGAVIVDQIDAALAGAALTVAMTARQREFGPPRLLPRAAAARACRTLAGSGDIAFVFGNERYGLPNEVVERCAAVTHIPANPAYTSLNLAQAVQLIAYEMRMALLDAVPAAAAAADAGANIGYAGEPATAEQVEAMFGHLQSGLEAIGFLDPANPRKLMSRLRRLLARSGLEREEVNILRGIAKHMLVARGQPDRKA; from the coding sequence ATGAACCCGGCAAATGATACGAGCCGCCCCGCGGGCGGGCCTGATGCGCCACACCCGGCCGGTGCAGGGCCCGATGCCTTCGGCCGCGTGCGCTTCGTGCTGGTCGAGACCAGCCACCCGGGCAACGTCGGCTCGGTCGCGCGGGCGATCAAGACCATGGGCTTCGGCAGCCTGGTGCTGGTCTCGCCGCGCGAGCCTGACGTGCTTCGGCATGCCGATGCCATCGCCATGGCCAGCGGGGCCGACGATGTGCTGGCCGGCGCCGTCATCGTCGACCAGATCGACGCGGCCCTGGCCGGCGCGGCGCTGACCGTGGCCATGACAGCGCGCCAGCGCGAGTTCGGGCCGCCCCGGCTGCTGCCGCGCGCCGCGGCCGCGCGCGCCTGCCGGACGCTGGCCGGCAGTGGCGACATCGCCTTTGTCTTTGGCAACGAGCGCTATGGGCTGCCCAACGAAGTGGTCGAGCGCTGCGCGGCAGTCACGCATATCCCCGCCAACCCCGCCTATACCTCGCTCAACCTGGCACAGGCCGTGCAACTGATCGCGTACGAGATGCGGATGGCGCTGCTCGATGCAGTCCCCGCCGCCGCTGCGGCGGCGGACGCGGGCGCCAATATCGGCTATGCTGGTGAGCCGGCGACAGCAGAGCAGGTCGAGGCCATGTTCGGGCACCTGCAGTCAGGCCTGGAGGCGATCGGCTTTCTCGATCCCGCCAACCCGCGCAAGCTGATGTCGCGGCTGCGCCGGCTGCTGGCCCGCAGCGGGCTGGAGCGCGAGGAAGTCAACATCCTGCGCGGCATCGCCAAGCATATGCTGGTGGCGCGGGGCCAGCCGGACCGCAAGGCGTAA